A region of Salvia splendens isolate huo1 chromosome 17, SspV2, whole genome shotgun sequence DNA encodes the following proteins:
- the LOC121774673 gene encoding transcription initiation factor IIF subunit alpha-like isoform X1: MRMALNNSRPHGSTYEDENKWLLQREGLQGRQVTDSLREKFKNKPWLLEDETGQFQFHGHLEGTQTATYYLLMLQGKEFVAIPAGSWYNFNKVAQYKQLTLEEAEEKMNNRRKTADGYQRWMMKAANNGATAFGEVEKFDNREGAAGGGRGRKKTTGDDDEANASDRGEEDEDEESARRSRLGLNKKSGDDDEGLRGGDLDFDDDDIEKGDDWEHEEIFTDDDEAVGIDPEEREDLAPEIPAPPEIKQDDEDEDEADEEDKEGGLSKSGKELKKLLGRANGLNDSDSEDDDDDDDDADDDISPGLTPKKEAPKEEPVHNNTPLKATNSTAGRGTPPTSKSSKGKRKVSNEDLKTPNSSPLKKVKPENETKVIKDENVSSSKGVAHPKGATPPASSKSVPAPATGPVTEDEIRAVLLPKTPVTTKDLLAKFRSRLKTKEEKDAFSGIMKRISKIQKTNGATNYVVLRDNLS, translated from the exons ATGCGGATGGCCTTAAACAACTCGAGGCCACACGGTTCCACCTACGAGGATGAGAATAAATGGTTGTTGCAGAGAGAAGGTTTGCAGGGGCGCCAAGTGACTGATAGTTTGAGG GAGAAGTTTAAGAATAAACCTTGGCTACTGGAAGATGAAACTGGCCAGTTTCAGTTCCATGGTCACCTTGAGGGCACACAGACAGCCACATATTATCTTCTAATGCTTCAAGGAAAGGAATTTGTTGCTATTCCTGCTGGTTCCTG GTACAACTTTAACAAAGTGGCACAATATAAGCAACTCACTTTGGAGGAAGCTGAGGAAAAGATGAACAATAGAAGGAAAACAGCTGATGGTTACCAGAGATGGATGATGAAAGCAGCAAACAATGGAGCTACAGCCTTTGGTGAGGTCGAGAAGTTTGACAATCGGGAAGGTGCAGCTGGTGGTGGGAGGGGGCGCAAAAAAACTACAGGGGATGATGATGAAGCCAATGCTTCTGATAGaggagaagaagatgaagatgaagagtcGGCAAGAAGAAGCAGGTTGGGTCTCAACAAGAAAAGTGGGGATGATGATGAAGGTCTAAGAGGTGGTGACCTTGACTTTGATGATGACGATATTGAGAAGG GTGATGATTGGGAGCATGAAGAAATTTTCACAGACGACGATGAAGCAGTTGGAATTGATCCTGAGGAAAGGGAAGATTTGGCCCCCGAGATCCCTGCACCTCCAGAAATTAAGCAG gatgatgaggatgaggatgaagcTGATGAAGAAGATAAGGAGGGAGGGCTCAGTAAATCTGGAAAAGAGCTGAAGAAGCTTCTTGGACGAGCAAATGGGCTGAATGATTCTGATTCAGAGGATGACgacgacgacgatgatgat GCGGACGATGATATATCTCCTGGTCTCACCCCAAAAAAGGAAGCTCCAAAAGAAGAGCCGGTTCATAACAACACTCCCCTTAAAGCAACAAATTCTACAGCTGGTCGTGGGACACCACCTACTTCAAAATCGTCCAAGGGGAAAAGAAAAGTTAGCAATGAGGACTTAAAAACACCTAATAGTTCACCTTTAAAGAAAGTTAAACCAGAAAAT GAAACAAAAGTTATAAAAGACGAGAATGTTTCATCCTCAAAAGGCGTTGCTCATCCTAAAGGTGCAACGCCACCTGCATCATCAAAAAGTGTGCCAGCACCAGCGACTGGACCAGTTACTGAAGATGAAATTAGGGCTGTTCTACTGCCTAAGACGCCAGTGACCACTAAGGATCTTCTGGCTAAATTCAGATCCAGACTGAAGACGAAAGAG
- the LOC121774673 gene encoding transcription initiation factor IIF subunit alpha-like isoform X2, with the protein MLQGKEFVAIPAGSWYNFNKVAQYKQLTLEEAEEKMNNRRKTADGYQRWMMKAANNGATAFGEVEKFDNREGAAGGGRGRKKTTGDDDEANASDRGEEDEDEESARRSRLGLNKKSGDDDEGLRGGDLDFDDDDIEKGDDWEHEEIFTDDDEAVGIDPEEREDLAPEIPAPPEIKQDDEDEDEADEEDKEGGLSKSGKELKKLLGRANGLNDSDSEDDDDDDDDADDDISPGLTPKKEAPKEEPVHNNTPLKATNSTAGRGTPPTSKSSKGKRKVSNEDLKTPNSSPLKKVKPENETKVIKDENVSSSKGVAHPKGATPPASSKSVPAPATGPVTEDEIRAVLLPKTPVTTKDLLAKFRSRLKTKEEKDAFSGIMKRISKIQKTNGATNYVVLRDNLS; encoded by the exons ATGCTTCAAGGAAAGGAATTTGTTGCTATTCCTGCTGGTTCCTG GTACAACTTTAACAAAGTGGCACAATATAAGCAACTCACTTTGGAGGAAGCTGAGGAAAAGATGAACAATAGAAGGAAAACAGCTGATGGTTACCAGAGATGGATGATGAAAGCAGCAAACAATGGAGCTACAGCCTTTGGTGAGGTCGAGAAGTTTGACAATCGGGAAGGTGCAGCTGGTGGTGGGAGGGGGCGCAAAAAAACTACAGGGGATGATGATGAAGCCAATGCTTCTGATAGaggagaagaagatgaagatgaagagtcGGCAAGAAGAAGCAGGTTGGGTCTCAACAAGAAAAGTGGGGATGATGATGAAGGTCTAAGAGGTGGTGACCTTGACTTTGATGATGACGATATTGAGAAGG GTGATGATTGGGAGCATGAAGAAATTTTCACAGACGACGATGAAGCAGTTGGAATTGATCCTGAGGAAAGGGAAGATTTGGCCCCCGAGATCCCTGCACCTCCAGAAATTAAGCAG gatgatgaggatgaggatgaagcTGATGAAGAAGATAAGGAGGGAGGGCTCAGTAAATCTGGAAAAGAGCTGAAGAAGCTTCTTGGACGAGCAAATGGGCTGAATGATTCTGATTCAGAGGATGACgacgacgacgatgatgat GCGGACGATGATATATCTCCTGGTCTCACCCCAAAAAAGGAAGCTCCAAAAGAAGAGCCGGTTCATAACAACACTCCCCTTAAAGCAACAAATTCTACAGCTGGTCGTGGGACACCACCTACTTCAAAATCGTCCAAGGGGAAAAGAAAAGTTAGCAATGAGGACTTAAAAACACCTAATAGTTCACCTTTAAAGAAAGTTAAACCAGAAAAT GAAACAAAAGTTATAAAAGACGAGAATGTTTCATCCTCAAAAGGCGTTGCTCATCCTAAAGGTGCAACGCCACCTGCATCATCAAAAAGTGTGCCAGCACCAGCGACTGGACCAGTTACTGAAGATGAAATTAGGGCTGTTCTACTGCCTAAGACGCCAGTGACCACTAAGGATCTTCTGGCTAAATTCAGATCCAGACTGAAGACGAAAGAG